The Streptomyces bacillaris sequence GGAGCCCAGGGCCGTCGTCTCGGCCATCGCGCGCCCGCCGGTCCGGTCGGCGGACTCCAGGACGAGGACGTCGACACCGCGGCGGTGCAGTTCACGGGCGGCGGTCAGCCCGGAGAGCCGGCCCCCACGACGACGACGGTGGCGTCCGGATCACCGTCGTACGCCGAAGTGTCATCCAGGGGCTCATGGTTCTGCATGCATCGCACCTTTCGAGAGCTGGGCCAAGCGGTACGGGAAGAGGAGAGGAGGGCTCACCCGCGCCGCATCATGCGCTGGACCAGCCGCAGCGCGGGGCCGTCGGTGAACGGTGGCTGGGCCAGGCGCAGGGTGTCCGGGGCGAGCGGCTTGCGCAGGACGGGCTTGAGGTGGCTGAAGGCGCGCCAGGAGTGGACGCCGTGGTACGCGCCGATGCCGCTGGCGCCGACCCCGCCGAAGGGCAGCCCGGTCGCGGCGGCGTGGATGAGACCGGCGCCGTGGACCACCGCGCCGGATGAGGTCCGCTGCTCGAAGAGGTGGCGGGTGCGGGCGGAGGAGGAGAAGACGTACAGGGCGAGCGGCTTGTCCCAGCCGTTGACCACCCGTACGGCCTCCTCGGCCGACGCGACCGGGACGATGGGCAGGACGGGCCCGAAGATCTCGTCCCGCAGCACGGGGTGGGCGGCGTCGGGCCCGACGGCCAAAGAGCCCTCGCCGGAGGACGGGACGAGCACCACGGAGGGGGCGATATAACGCTCGGCCCGGTCATGGTCACCACCGACCACGACCTCCGTGCCCTCCAGCAGCCCGACGAGCCGGTCGAACTGCCGCTCGTTGACGATCCGGCCGTAGTCGTCACCGGTACGGGGATCGGCGCCCCACAGATCGGCGACAGCCTCCTTGAGCGCGTCCACCAGCGCCGGAACCCGGTCGGGCGTGGTCATCACGTAGTCCGGGGCGATGCAGGTCTGGCCGGCGTTGGTGAACTTGGCCCAGGCGATGCGCCGCGCCGCCTGGCGGAGGTGGGGGTCGTCGTCGAACCAGACCGGCGACTTGCCGCCCAGCTCCAGCGTGACCGGCGTCAGATGCTCGGCCGCCGCCCGCATCACGACCCGGCCGACCGTCCCGCTGCCGGTGAAGACGATGTGGTCGAACCGCTGGGCCAGCAGCTCCGTCGTCTCCGGAACCCCGCCCTCCACGACCCGTACGGCCCCGTCGGGGAAGTAGCGCGGCACGAGCCGGGCGACCAGCGCCGAGGTGGCGGGCGCGAGTTCGCTCGGCTTGAGGACAGCCGTGTTGCCCGCCGCCAGCACACCGGCCAGCGGGTCGAGCAGGAGCTGCACCGGGTAGTTCCACGGGGCGATCACCAGCACCACGCCGAGCGGCTCGGGGACCAGCCGCGCCCGGCCCGGCAGCAGCGCCAGGGGCAGCGGACCGCGCCGGGACCGGGCCCAGCGCCGCAGGTGCCGCAGGGTGTGGTCGATCTCCGCGAGGGTCACGCCGATCTCGGTGAGCTGGGCCTCGCCGGACCCCTTGTGCAGGTCGCTCCAGAGGGCGGCCTCGATCGCGGCCTCGTTCTCGATGATCAGCGCCCGCAGTGCCCGCAGCCGCCGCGCACGGGCGGCCAGGGGCCGGGTGTCCCCGGAGTCGAAGACCCGGCGCGTCTCGGATACGGCTGCGCGGGCCGGGGAGGAAGGCTCGGTCGTGGTCGTCGCGGTTGTCGGGGCCATGGGAACCACCGTACCTCAATACGAAACGGATGCTTTTCGTTTACGGTAGCGGAGGCGGGGGTGACACACCAGCGCGAGAGAATCCGGGTATGACAGCACAGGGCGACACCGAACCGCCGAAGGGCCGGCCGAAGGACCCGCGCGTGGACGCGGCGCTGCTCGACGCGGCGATCGAGGTCCTGAACGAATCGGGCTGGGCCGCATTCACCACCACGGCGGTCGCCCGCCGCGCCGGCGCCTCCACGGCCTCCCTCTACCGCCGCTGGCCCTCCAAGCAGGCCCTCGCCGGAGCCGTCGCCCGGCACATCGCCCTGGACGAGCTCGGCGGCATCGACACCGGCTCCCTGGAGGGCGACCTCCGCGAACTGCTCTCCTCCAAGCGCCGCATCCTGGAGAACGCCACCGGCCCCGCCCTCCTCTCCCTGATGGGCCAGGCCCCGCACGACGAGGAACTGCGCCGCATCCTCCACGACGACGTCTACGCGGTGGTCCGCGGCCAGTTGGAAACCCTCATCGCCCAGGCGGTCACCCGCGGCGAACTGCCCGCCCCCCTCGGCGCCGCCCACCTGGACGTCCTGACCCTGGTCCTGGTCGGCACCACGGTGGCCCGCTCGGTCTTCCTCACCCGCCCGGACGAGGTCGACGCCGACACGGTGGAGACAGAGCTGCACCTGCTGCTGGCGGCGCTGCCGCGCGGGGGCGGGGCGGCGGGGTAGCCGGGCCGGGGTGCCTGGCTCCTCAGGGACTCGCGACACCGGAGTCGCGCCACCGAAAGCGGCTCAGATGCAGGTTCCGTCCTCGTTCCGTTGCTCCTCTGAATCTCCCTCTACTGCTCAGCCTAGAATGACTGTTCGGGCGTTGGCTGTATGAGGAGGAGCGCTGTGCGCGCGGGGGAGACGGGTCGGCGAGGTCGGTGGGCACGGGGAATTCGGGCGACAGCCGGTACGCGGTGAATCTGCGGAATGCTCTGGCGATCGAAGCGCGAAAGGATGAACGCCTTCAATGAGGGGGGCGACGATCTGCCGAGGGCACTCGACGCCACCCGCCACTGGCCGGCCGCCGCGCCGGGGCCGGGGCTTCGGGCTTACGCAGCCTCACAGCACACGACAGCCGCAACGGGAGGGCGCGACGATGTCTTGGGACCGGGAATGGCAGGAGATCAAGGCCGGAGTGCGTGAGCGTGAGCCCACGTCCATACAGCTGAATCAGCTCACCCCTGGTGGTGGAGGGGGTGGCGCACCGGATCTGGCCTCGAGCCCCGCTCGTAAGAGGGCGGCGGGTGACGCGATTCGCAACGATCTGGTGCCCGGTGTCAAAGACCATGGCAATGATGCTGAAGAGAGCACAGCAACGGCGGTGAAGGAGTTCGGCGCCAGAGACGGCGAGGGGTGGGACACCGCTGCTGGTTTGAAGAAGGCGCATGCGACGTGGGAGAAGCAGGTCAAGGCGCTGAGGGATCGTTTGCTCTACGAGCAGAACGGGTTGTTGAAGACGGCCGTTGATCTGCGGAGCGACGATATCGGTATCGCTAGAAACATTCGGTCCAAGTCCACCATCGACTATTTCTGACCGATTCCGGGGGGACTGTGCCTACTTACTACGAAGTCATGCAGACGGACCTGTCCAAGCTCACTGCTGCTGCCGGCAAGTGGGAGGCGATGGCGGGTGAGTTCAAGAAGCTTGAAGGTCAGTACAAGCGGGACGTCCACGGAGTCACCGTGAACGAATCATGGATGGGTCTCAGCGCGGCGGCAGCCAATGAACGTTTTAATGTGACACTCAGGGAGCTTCAGGGAGCTCAGAAGGAAGCGAAGGCGATAGCCGCGCTTCTGCGGGACGCGTACACCCAGTTCGTCGCCCTGAAGAAGATGGTCGAGTCAGCACGAGCTGATGCTGTCAAGGCCGGGATGAAGGTCTCCGAGCGGGGCATCGCCAGCTTCGACTTCTCCAGAGTCAGTGCCCAGGAGGCCGACGCCATCCGCCACGACCCGGACCTGCATGCCACCGAGCAGTCGTGGACCCAACACATCCGCAAGGCGGTTTCAGCCCTCGATGACGCCGACCGTGGCGTCAAAATTGCCCTTGACGCCGTCACTATCGACACCGATGTCACGGATGGCACCCTCAACGGCTTCAACCACAAGGCCAAGATGGATGTCGAGGAGTACGAGGCCGAGAACGCGAAGGAGATCGCCACCAGGATCAACAGCGGTGAGAAAGTCTCGGCGGCTGACCTGGCAGAACTCCAGCGTGCTTTCCGGGACAACGCGCGTCCCGGCCTCGACGATCGGGTGTTCAGCCAGACATTCCTCAACAGCCTGGGCGCCACTGGCACGGTGAAGTTGTCAACCAAGCTGGATGCTCTCGCGTATCTCGACGACAAGGGTAACAAGGCCGCATACCTCGGCATCAAGAACGGATTCGCCGACACTCTGGCCCACGCCACCAAGGACTCTGAGTTCGCCACGAAGTGGCGCGATGAAATCAAGACCGTAGGCACAAAGGAGTTCGAGGGCCCGCGGGGAAGCGGGGTGCCCGCCAAGGGTTCCGAGGGGAAGGTCCGCGGCTATCAGGCCGTCATGGGCCTGGTCAGCGCCGGTGATCCGGCCGGCTTCGACAGTAAGTTCCTCAGTGGTCTGGCGAACGACATCTACGACGTCGAGAAGGGCAGCAAGGGTGATGTCTGGGACATCAACCAGATGTATGACCAGGAGAACTCCCCCTGGTTCGTCAACGACCCCCTGGACAGCGCTCTTGGCATGCTCAGCCACCACCCGGACGAGGCGACCAAGTTCCTCGACCCGGGCGACAGGAGGGAGGACACCAAGCTGGAGTACCTCCTGAAGGACCGCGACTGGAAAGGCATCGTTCCGGAGTCCTCGGAGTGGGGTGCCAAGGCCGAGACGAGCCGTGTCGAGAGGGGCACCCCGGAAGAGGACGCCGATGTCCGCAAGGGACTTGGATCCCTGCTGGAATCGGCGACGACAGGGCGACCGCCGGGCAGTCCGGGGGCAGAACTCGGGCGTCACACGGAAGCCCAGGCCCGCATCATGCATGACACGATCAACCTGATCGACTACGGCAACCCCGAAGGCAAAGAGGGGGACCAGAAACGTCTGGGCCGAGCCGACGAGATCCTTGCGAGCGAAGGCTATGCCAACATGCGCGACCCGCTGGCCCGCGCCTTCGCCACGTACTCGCCCGACGTGGTCGACATCATCGCAGGCGAAGGCCATGGGGGAAGGAGCGGCGAGGGGAAGGCGTTCGGGAGCAGCGACGAATCGCAGATCCAGAACAGCCGGAGCAGCCTCCTCCGCATGATGCGAGGGGTATCAGAGGTTCCGGGGGACTCGGAGCAGTCGAAGAATTTCGACCTGATCGCCCAAGCCCAATTGGGATACATGGGAGAACAGCTCGCGACAGGAGACTTCTCTGCGCGCGATTCCGAGGAGAACCGCGCGCAGAGGGTCGGAGAGGTTTTCGGAGCGATCACCGCGATCGGTGGGGACCTGGATCTCGATGTCCGGGACCAGGAGAATTCAGACGCTACGAACACCAGGTTCTACGGTTACCACGCTCTGGGTGGTGCGATCACCGGGATTCCAGTGATCGGCGACATAGCTCAGCGAACCGTCGACATCGGACTCAATGACTGGCTCTCTGCGGTGCAGGCCGAGAACGGGCTGCTGGCCAAGGAAAAATTGGCAAGCCGGAACGACGCGGCCCATGATGCTCTCGATGAGATGTTGAAGAACTGGAACAACGAGCGGAAGCTCGTCGGCGACGAAACTTTGGGAAAAATTCAGAACGAGGCGCGGCAGAGTTACGACGGTGCTCGCTCGACGGTTTTCCAGGCGCTGAGGAGCCGAAGCTGATGAGGAGAGCGTTCGTCGATCCTCTGAAAGGTCAAGGAGGGAAGTCTGCCGATGTCTTCGCGTAAGAGGAACGCCGGGGTCGCTGTCGCCGGAGTCGCGGTCATGGCGGCGTGCGCAGGGTTGTTTTCCTGGTGGAACACGAATCTGTTCGGTGAAACGGAATTCTGTGACGGTGCTGTGAACTCCGCAGACATGGGTTCCGTGCTGGGTACTCAGGGGCGCCTGTCGACCGTCTGGTCAACAGGAAGCAAGCTTCCCGAGGTTGCGTGTGGGGTGAAGCGCGAGAGTAAGTTCCTGGGTGCGGAACCCATGGAAGTCACGTTGACCACCGCCGTACACAAGCCTGATTTCCAGTTCCAGACCCATGTCTGGAAGAATCCTTCGGCTATGTCCTATTTCTCGAAGGGCAGCACAGGGGCTGTGTCCGACGAGCGGGGTTGGGTCCTGCTGCCCGATTCGTGCAGGGACAAGATAGGCACCGTCTACCCTGCCCGCAGGCAGCTTCCGGAGACGGGTGAAGTCACCGTTGTCGAGGCGGTGATGAACCAAGGGACTGCCGATCGGGCCGCATTGGCGAAGATGCTGGTCAGGGCTGCCCAGCGGATTGCCGACGATGCGGGGTGCGGTGCCGGCGCTTCGACCGAAGCTCCCGAGATCCAGAACCCCAGCGGTTTGTCCACCACCGATGCGGCTGCGGTCTGCCGGCTCCCCGGTTTCAAGCTCCCCCAGAACGCACTGGTCAAGGGCGAGGCAACGGCAGGAAAGGAGCAGACGACCGGAAGTATGCCGGGAACCTGGTCCTGTGGATTGGAGCTTTCAGGGAGTGCCGGCGCCAAAGTATGGTTCTCCGCCGCCCCGGGGGCGCATGTCGTCGATGAAGCGCTTCTCCATGACGATGGATTCAAGGAGATCCCTGGCTCCGAGGCCAAAGTCGACTGGTCCAGAAACGCTGCTGTGCTCACGTGTGACAGCAAGAACGTCTACTTCAGCATGCGGTGGAGCGATGAGTACTACGATCTCGACCCTGCCGACGGCGTAGCCCGTGCGATGCTCCAGTCGTTCGTCGACGCGGCCGGCAAGCAGTATCGATGCCCGTCGGTGGCATTGTCCTGAGGTTTCCGCCTGAGGCGACACCGAAGTGGCCCCGAAGGCGGGGATTCGGCGCAGTCGGTCAGGCCGGCGGGATCGATGACGACGCGTCGGCGGGCGAGGTCCGGCTGTTCGCGGTTTCCTCGTCCTCGGCCTCCCAGCGGAGGAGGTCGCCCGGCCGGCAGTCGAGCACCTCGCAGAGGGCGGCGAGCGTCGCGAAGCGCACCGCTTTGGCGCGGCCGTTCTTGAGGACCGCCAGGTTGGCGGGCGTGATCCCCACGCGGTCCGCGAGTTCGCCCACGGACATCTTCCGCCGGGTCGGCATCACGTCGATGCCGACGACGATCGGCATCAGATGACCTCGTCCAACTCGGCCTGCAACTGCGTCGCTTCGACGTCGCGGGCGACGGCCTGGGTGAGCAGAGTCCGCAGTACGAGCACGATGAGCGCGACCCCCAGGATGGCCACGCCGACCCCGCCCATGATGAGGGTGACGCCCGGGTCGTCCCGCTGGCCGGGCGCGTTCAGGGCCGTGACCGCGAACCACACGAGAGCGGCCGCGACGATCGCGCCGATGATGAGGTCCACGTACCGGAAGGCGGCGTGCGAGAACACGGTTCCGCGCCGCACCATCGTCACCAGCCGCCATACGCAGACCAGGGCGACCTGGGCCGTCCCGATGCCCAGGATCGTGATCAGGCGCAGCGGGGTCAGCGGGAGCGAACCGTCCTCCGGGTCGTTCCCGCTGACCAGCGCCCACACCATCAGCGCCTGGACGAACACGGTGCCGGTGAGCACCACCGCGAGCACGATGCGCAGCGCGCGTACTGTCAGCTTCCCCATGACTCATCCTCCTATCGAGATGCGATGGGAATCTATCGATTTTCGATAGGTCGGGCAAGAGAAGGGGGAGGCGAGGGCTGGGGCGCCATGTGTTTCAGCTCTTCGGGGGTGCTCCTGGAGCCGCCGCCTCCAGTTCCGCCACCGTGCCCGACATCACCGTACGGATGTGGCGCGTCAGGTGGTCCGCCGGCCAGTCCCACCAGGCCACCGCCAGCAGGCGTGCGATGTCCGCCTCCTCGTAGCGGGTGCGGATCAGGCGGGCCGGGTTGCCACCGACGATGCCGTAGTCCGGGACGTCCGAGACGACCACGGACCGGGAGCTGATGATCGCGCCGTGGCCGATGCGGACGCCCGGCATGATGACCGCCTCGTAGCCGA is a genomic window containing:
- a CDS encoding helix-turn-helix domain-containing protein, producing the protein MPIVVGIDVMPTRRKMSVGELADRVGITPANLAVLKNGRAKAVRFATLAALCEVLDCRPGDLLRWEAEDEETANSRTSPADASSSIPPA
- a CDS encoding TetR/AcrR family transcriptional regulator codes for the protein MTAQGDTEPPKGRPKDPRVDAALLDAAIEVLNESGWAAFTTTAVARRAGASTASLYRRWPSKQALAGAVARHIALDELGGIDTGSLEGDLRELLSSKRRILENATGPALLSLMGQAPHDEELRRILHDDVYAVVRGQLETLIAQAVTRGELPAPLGAAHLDVLTLVLVGTTVARSVFLTRPDEVDADTVETELHLLLAALPRGGGAAG
- a CDS encoding aldehyde dehydrogenase family protein — encoded protein: MAPTTATTTTEPSSPARAAVSETRRVFDSGDTRPLAARARRLRALRALIIENEAAIEAALWSDLHKGSGEAQLTEIGVTLAEIDHTLRHLRRWARSRRGPLPLALLPGRARLVPEPLGVVLVIAPWNYPVQLLLDPLAGVLAAGNTAVLKPSELAPATSALVARLVPRYFPDGAVRVVEGGVPETTELLAQRFDHIVFTGSGTVGRVVMRAAAEHLTPVTLELGGKSPVWFDDDPHLRQAARRIAWAKFTNAGQTCIAPDYVMTTPDRVPALVDALKEAVADLWGADPRTGDDYGRIVNERQFDRLVGLLEGTEVVVGGDHDRAERYIAPSVVLVPSSGEGSLAVGPDAAHPVLRDEIFGPVLPIVPVASAEEAVRVVNGWDKPLALYVFSSSARTRHLFEQRTSSGAVVHGAGLIHAAATGLPFGGVGASGIGAYHGVHSWRAFSHLKPVLRKPLAPDTLRLAQPPFTDGPALRLVQRMMRRG
- a CDS encoding DUF2975 domain-containing protein, which translates into the protein MGKLTVRALRIVLAVVLTGTVFVQALMVWALVSGNDPEDGSLPLTPLRLITILGIGTAQVALVCVWRLVTMVRRGTVFSHAAFRYVDLIIGAIVAAALVWFAVTALNAPGQRDDPGVTLIMGGVGVAILGVALIVLVLRTLLTQAVARDVEATQLQAELDEVI